The window TGTATAATCATCCCGATTCATTGGGGTGTATGAGGACTGTTGGGTTATTGCTTTACCCTCGTCAGATTATCCTTAGCTCATCCCCACAATGAATTATGGGGATGGTACAAGTTTGATATTGCAAGGGAGTTGTTTTTTGTACAATCACCACAATTCATTGTGGTGTACGTTGGTGCCTTATGTTTTTAAAACAGGAGGCTTCATGGCTGTTCATTCTCGTGTAAAAATTTATATTCACCTGATCTGGGGAACCTATAAACACGAGCAGATTCTGGATCGGGATTTACGTCTAAAAATTTATAACCACATTATGAAAAAATATGAGGAATCCAAGATTATCATTTTCAAAATGAATGTTCAGCCTGAACATGTTCATATGCTAATTAGTTTAACCTCGGATAGAACCATTGCAAGTATTGCCAAAGATATTAAAGGCGAGAGTTCACATTGGATTAATTCAAGTCATCTTGCAGAAAGAGAAATACATTGGCAACGAGGATACGGGGCTTATTCCGTCAGTCAATCGCAAGTTGAAGCTGTTGAAAATTACATAAAATACCAGGACAAACATCATAAACGTGAACCATTTGAAGAGGAATACAAAAGGTGGGCTGACCAATATGGGGTTTGGGATACTAACGAAGATTGGCATTAGTTTGTTGTCCCCATAATGAATTATGGGGATGGTACAAGTTTGGTATTGCAAAAGAGTTAGTTTTTGTACAATCACCACAATTCATTGTGGTGTACAGCTTATACGGCTTGGGGGCAATCGTCATCACCGCGGTTGCCCCGCTTTTTCTTTATCCCCCAAACAAGGCCAATAAAATACTCAGACTAAACACACTGAGAAGCGTACTGACCAAAATAACGCTTCCCGCAAAATCGGGGTGAACATCATATTTTGTGGCCAGAATAATGGCATTTACGGCTGTTGGGCCGCTGGACTGAATGATGAGTACACGCCGGGTCAAACTATCGGCAGGCAGCAGGGTGAAAATGACAATTGCCAGAATGGGTGAAACGATCAATCGCAGAAAAACGGCCAGGCTGATGCGGGGAAGTTTGTCCCTTAGATTGGCATGGGTCAATTGAATGCCCAGGATTAAAAGGATGGTTGGAATGGCCGCATGCCCAATCATCTGAATGGGCTTGTATAAAATGGCCGGTATGACGGTGTGTGTTCCGCGCAGCAGGAAGGCCAATCCGATGGCATAGAGTGCCGGCAATCGGAAGATTTCAGCCACAGCCCGCGAGGCGGGTAAATGTCCCCCGGCTGCCACGAAAATCCCAAATGTGTTCAAAACAATGACGAAGCATACCAAAAAAATAACCGCAATAGCCAAACCCTCATTCCCGAAGGCAAAATAAATAAGGGGCAGTCCGAGATTTCCGGAATTCATGAGTGTTGTGGAAAGGACAAAACTGCTTTTCTCGGTGGGACTGAATTTTAGTACATACGCCGCTCCAAAACTGATGGCGGCCATCCCCAAAAAAATAAGGGCTGCAAAAACAATTATGGTAAGCATGCGCTGAAGGACAATCTGACTTTCAAGAAGGCTTGTAAAAACCAGAAAGGGGGTCAGGATGTATAATGTCAATTCAGAAAGAGTTTTGGCATCCAGGTCCTTAAAGAGACCCAGGAGGGCACCGATGGCAATGATTGAAAAAACCGGAACAATTGTCTGCAAAATTATGTGCACGGGTTGTCTCTGGCCATAAGAAAATCAGAATTGGTAGTAAAAGCCCAGAACCCCTTGCGGGCCGGTAAAGTCATCTGTGTCGCCCACTGGCGAAGAAAATTTGGCGTAGTGGTATGAGAACTCCACGTGGAATCCCGCTGCTTTTGTGAGAACCAAATCAAAGCCGGTACCGATAAAAATGTCGATTCCGATAGCCTTTGGGGAAGTTTTAGAGGTCTCACTATTCTTTTGTGACTTGGGAATTCCCAATAAGAGACCGGCACCGTAAGACACACAGGGCATTAAAAATGAATCCTGAACCAGTCGGTGTTTGATGGCTGCCGTTATCGGAATTAATGTTATTGATTGGATGTTTGCCGCCAAAATACTTTTTTGCCGCCAAAAACCCAGTGTTTGTTTTAAGAAAAAAGTTTTTGTCAGGGCTTCCGTTACTGTAATTGAAAAATAGGGCGTGGTTTGGGCGTTACCCCTGAAAAGAGAAACTGTTCCCTGATGTTCAATGGAACGGGGCTGCCATTGGCCGGCATAAAATCCGATGCTCGTGTTTTGAGCAAACACCGGCCCGGCCATAAAAAGCAAAACAAGAATTGTCAGAATTCGTTTTTGCATGGATTCTTCGTTGTGAATTATTCCGGTTAAACCGGGTAATCTAATGTTTGCCACCATTTCAGATCAATATCGGGAAAGAGATTGTCCCGTTTTTTGGAATCCGTGAGATACAATTTGTCTTTTTCAGTCAATTCTCCCGTAATTGCAACGGTTTCAGCCATGTCGAGGATTCGGTTAAATTCCCGCACGTGTTCTTCGAAACGCATTTCTGCATAGTCGCGGGCAGCCCAGGTGCTGATTAAGAATTGCCAGTCGGAAGACTCCAGTAACAGCAGCTCTCGTGCTCCCTGTTTTAAAATATCCTCCAGCTGGGCATTGGTTTGCCAGTCCAGTTTGTTCAATGTGTCGGTCATTCGCTTCTCAGCCGCATAAATGTGAGGCCATGTCCAGCTGGTGTCCTCATTTAGCCAGATGTAGTGGTAACCCCCTTCGCCCCAGGAGCCTTCAGGGATGGTAATCACTTCAATTGGCTTTTTGTTGTCCAGAATTTCAGCGGCATTGGAAAGTTGCACTTCATCATCGTTGGCCAGTTTTTTGAGGACGGCTTTCAGAAACTGCGGTCCTTCAAACCACCAGTGTCCAAACAACTCCGCATCGAAAGGAGCCACCAGCGCACCCTTGTTTCCCGTTGCGGAAAGGTGTTCGCGCAGAATGTCCTTAATCAAATGGACAAAATGATCAGAATTTTCGGGAATCCGGCTTTCCGCCATATCGGGTTCGTATTCCTTTTTATCGGCCAAATCGCTTTTGGGGCTGGTGACCCGCCAGTAGCGGTGTCCTCCTGGAAAATGCTTCTTGTGAAAATCCAGGTACCAGCCGTCTCCGGGGTATCCCCATTCGCCGGACCAGACCTGGAGCCCGGTTTTGGGATCGCGCGTGAAAATAGCCACTGGTTTTTTGAGCTCCGGATTTGAGCTGACCAGATAAATTTCGTAGGGTGATTTTTCGGTGTCTTCTTCCCGTTCCGGCTGTTCCTTTTCGAACTGAGCCCAGAGTTTTTTGAGGGCTTCAAAGCGGTCCATGTACACCCCAATGGCTTTCCCCCCTCTTAATAAAGCAGCGTCGACAAAAAAGAATTCAATCCCGTTTTCGCTCAGAAATTCATCGACTCCCTTTCGTAAATAGGGCTTATCTCCAAGAACGGAGGCAACCGGAGGGGCCCATTTGTAACGGGGACGGTAGGCGGCTTCCGGCAGCCAAATGCCCCGCGGAGGTTTTCCGTAATGGCGGGTGTGCGTTTTAATAGCCGTTTTAACCTGTGCCTGAATACTGGTGTCCAGCCCGAGAAGGGGGAAATATCCATGTGTGGCGCCGCAGGTAATCAGGTCCACAAAACCGGCGTCCGAAAGTTCACGAAATGCGCCGACCAGATCGTAGTGGTATTTTTCAATAAAATCGGACAGAATCTTTCTGTAAAAGTGCTCCCACATGTCCGCCAATTGATGCATGTGAGAGTTGCCGTATTTTTCAAATTCAATTTGATCCTCAATGGCTGCTTGAATTTTTTCGCGCAGATAGGATTCAAATTCTGTCTTGAAGCTTTCGTCGGCTAATTGTTCCGTTAAAACGGGTGTAATCCCGATGGAAATTTTTGGGGCGATTCCTTCATCCCGTAATTCATTTAGCGCATTCAGGATGGGAATGTACGTCTCCGCAGCTGCCTCGTTCAGCCAGTCCATTCCATGAGGCCATTTCCCGTGCGATAAAACATAGGGCAAATGGGAATGGAGAACAAACGTAAAATATCCTATTTTATTAGGTGCCATGTCTGTATCCTCGTTTTTATTTAGTTTTCTGAGGGAGGTTTGAATCCAAACGAGCGATGTTTATCTTCGCCCTGAATTTTAATTTCTCCAAATTGTTCTTCGTACTTGCGGATATTCTCCTGCAATGCATGTAAGAACGATTTTGCATGTTGGGGGGTCATAATAATTCGGGCATACACTTTGGCCTTCGGAACACCCGGCAACATTCGTGTGAAATCGATGACAAATTCCGCAGGTGAATGGCTGATAAGGGCCAGGTTTGAATAAATTCCCTCGGCTTCTTTCTCTCCCAATTCCACATTAATTTGTTGCGGTTGATTCTGATTCATTTTAGCCTCCTCTGTTTAAACGCGTTTTCCCCAACAATCGTTAAAAATAGAGCCGATAATGGCGCCAGCCGGGCACGACCATAACCCGCCGGGAACCGATTAAGTCTCTAAATAATATAAAAAAAAAAGTGAATTGTCAATTGATTTCATTGACTTTTACAAAGTTTTACTGTAAATTAGAAAAATAAAAAAATTTCCATGGGTAAACCCGGGTTTTGAAGTCATTGGACGCAGGTGCCGAAGAGAACGCGAGCCCCTTTTGTTCATGAATGTAAGTGGTTAGGGAGTCGTTAAAAAGTTTCATACTATCTTACTTAAAAAATTCGGTTATCCTATCAAAATATTTTATTGTTTTTTCTGGAAGTAATTATGGCCGATTCTCCCAAAAAACTTTTCTTAATTGACGGGTCGCATCTTGCGTATCGGGCGTATTTTGCATTTATTCGCCGACCGTTAATTAATTCCAAAGGGGAAAATACATCGGCCACATTTGGATTTACCCAGTCGCTTCTGAAAATTCTTTCGGAAGAAAAGCCCGACTACATTGCCGTAGTCTTTGATACCCCCGAACCCACATTCCGCCACAAAGAGTACCCGGAATACAAAGCCACCCGTGAAAAAATGCCGGATGAAATGTCCGATCAATTGCCTCGCATCCGTCAGGTTATTGAAACGTTGGGGATTCCGATTATTGAGGTTCCCGGATATGAAGCGGATGATGTGATGGCGACTCTGGCAAAACGGGCCAAAGAAAAGGGAATTGAAACCTATCTGGTCACCGGGGATAAGGATTTTTTCCAACTGGTGGATGACTCGATTAAAATTTACCGGCCGCAACACATGGGCGATTCAATCGATATGGTTGACCGCAAATGGCTCGAAGAAAACTGGGGCCTCCGCCCCGAGCAGGTAGTGGACTATCTGGCGATTGTTGGCGATAAAAGTGACAATATTCCGGGGATTAAAGGGCTGGGTGAGCAAGCGGCCAAAGAATTGATTGAAAGATACGGTTCTCTGGAAAAAATTCTTGCGTCCGTTGACGAGTTGCCGAAGAAACGCTGGAAAACGGCCATTGAAGCCCACGGAGAAGACGGAGTATTATCGAAACGTTTGGTGACGATCGATTCCAACGTTCCGGTGAATTACGACATCGAAGCCCTCAAACAGAAAAACGGGGACCCGGACGAGATCATTAATTTGTTTAAAGAGCTGGAATTCAAGAAGCTAATGGATCGCTATTTTTCAAATAAAAAAAAACTCAAGCAGAATTATCAGATCATCGACACGGTTGACAAGCTCGAAAAGCTGATTTCCCGGCTGAAAGCTGCAGGCGATTTTGTGTTTGATCTGGAAACGACGCATATCGATCCTTTGCGCTCGCATGTGGTCGGTTTTTCCTTTGCCTGGCAAGAAGGGGAGGCTTTCTACATTCCGGTGGCTGCCGGTGAGAAAGAAACGGCTTCATCGTTGGGGCCTCTCTTCCAGTCGGCCGGGGCTGCGGCTCCTCCGGGAGATCAAAAAGAATTGCCGCTCACACTGGTTATTGGCAAACTTAAGCCCATTCTGGAAGAGAAAACACTGAAAAAGTGCGGCCAAAACATCAAATATGACATGCTGGCTCTTGCACGTTACCAGATTCGCGTGGAAGGGATAGACTTCGACACCATGGTGGCTTCGTATTTGATCAATCCGTCCAGTCATCAGCACAACCTGGACAGTTTGAGTTTTGAGTATTTGAATTACACCAAGATTCCCACAAGTGATTTGATTGGAAAGGGCAAGAATCAACGGACCATGCGTGACGTGACCGTTGAAAAGGTGGCCTTTTATGCCTGTGAAGATGCGGACATGACGCTGCGTCTCCGCAATATCCTGAAGCCCAAGCTCAAAGATGCCGGGTTGTACGATCTTTTCAAGCGGGT is drawn from Calditrichota bacterium and contains these coding sequences:
- a CDS encoding DUF3467 domain-containing protein, with translation MNQNQPQQINVELGEKEAEGIYSNLALISHSPAEFVIDFTRMLPGVPKAKVYARIIMTPQHAKSFLHALQENIRKYEEQFGEIKIQGEDKHRSFGFKPPSEN
- a CDS encoding DUF1957 domain-containing protein, which codes for MAPNKIGYFTFVLHSHLPYVLSHGKWPHGMDWLNEAAAETYIPILNALNELRDEGIAPKISIGITPVLTEQLADESFKTEFESYLREKIQAAIEDQIEFEKYGNSHMHQLADMWEHFYRKILSDFIEKYHYDLVGAFRELSDAGFVDLITCGATHGYFPLLGLDTSIQAQVKTAIKTHTRHYGKPPRGIWLPEAAYRPRYKWAPPVASVLGDKPYLRKGVDEFLSENGIEFFFVDAALLRGGKAIGVYMDRFEALKKLWAQFEKEQPEREEDTEKSPYEIYLVSSNPELKKPVAIFTRDPKTGLQVWSGEWGYPGDGWYLDFHKKHFPGGHRYWRVTSPKSDLADKKEYEPDMAESRIPENSDHFVHLIKDILREHLSATGNKGALVAPFDAELFGHWWFEGPQFLKAVLKKLANDDEVQLSNAAEILDNKKPIEVITIPEGSWGEGGYHYIWLNEDTSWTWPHIYAAEKRMTDTLNKLDWQTNAQLEDILKQGARELLLLESSDWQFLISTWAARDYAEMRFEEHVREFNRILDMAETVAITGELTEKDKLYLTDSKKRDNLFPDIDLKWWQTLDYPV
- the tnpA gene encoding IS200/IS605 family transposase; translated protein: MAVHSRVKIYIHLIWGTYKHEQILDRDLRLKIYNHIMKKYEESKIIIFKMNVQPEHVHMLISLTSDRTIASIAKDIKGESSHWINSSHLAEREIHWQRGYGAYSVSQSQVEAVENYIKYQDKHHKREPFEEEYKRWADQYGVWDTNEDWH
- the polA gene encoding DNA polymerase I gives rise to the protein MADSPKKLFLIDGSHLAYRAYFAFIRRPLINSKGENTSATFGFTQSLLKILSEEKPDYIAVVFDTPEPTFRHKEYPEYKATREKMPDEMSDQLPRIRQVIETLGIPIIEVPGYEADDVMATLAKRAKEKGIETYLVTGDKDFFQLVDDSIKIYRPQHMGDSIDMVDRKWLEENWGLRPEQVVDYLAIVGDKSDNIPGIKGLGEQAAKELIERYGSLEKILASVDELPKKRWKTAIEAHGEDGVLSKRLVTIDSNVPVNYDIEALKQKNGDPDEIINLFKELEFKKLMDRYFSNKKKLKQNYQIIDTVDKLEKLISRLKAAGDFVFDLETTHIDPLRSHVVGFSFAWQEGEAFYIPVAAGEKETASSLGPLFQSAGAAAPPGDQKELPLTLVIGKLKPILEEKTLKKCGQNIKYDMLALARYQIRVEGIDFDTMVASYLINPSSHQHNLDSLSFEYLNYTKIPTSDLIGKGKNQRTMRDVTVEKVAFYACEDADMTLRLRNILKPKLKDAGLYDLFKRVEIPLISVLMTVEKNGVALDTTLLRDLSVRVGNQLKQLEKEIFDLAGEEFNINSPRQLGKILFEKLNLPKARRTKTGYSTDVSVLEELARIHPLPRKLLDYRGLAKLKSTYIDALPRLINPETGRVHTSYNQTVAATGRLSSSDPNLQNIPIRTELGREIRRAFVPGNPGHVILDADYSQIELRIMAHLSGDENLLRTFENDEDVHTATAALVFGVEPEEVTPDLRRRAKEINFGIMYGMGPYGLASRLDISTEEARQFIINYFAQYPGVQEFIRQTIEQARQKGYVTTLLNRRRYLPEIRSENRRMREFAERTAVNTPIQGTAADLIKVAMIHIHNRLQQEKLRSLMIMQVHDELVFEVPESEIERMKKLVREEMEKAIDLTVPIKVDMGIGANWLEAH
- a CDS encoding AEC family transporter; this encodes MHIILQTIVPVFSIIAIGALLGLFKDLDAKTLSELTLYILTPFLVFTSLLESQIVLQRMLTIIVFAALIFLGMAAISFGAAYVLKFSPTEKSSFVLSTTLMNSGNLGLPLIYFAFGNEGLAIAVIFLVCFVIVLNTFGIFVAAGGHLPASRAVAEIFRLPALYAIGLAFLLRGTHTVIPAILYKPIQMIGHAAIPTILLILGIQLTHANLRDKLPRISLAVFLRLIVSPILAIVIFTLLPADSLTRRVLIIQSSGPTAVNAIILATKYDVHPDFAGSVILVSTLLSVFSLSILLALFGG